A genome region from Candidatus Krumholzibacteriia bacterium includes the following:
- the ftsH gene encoding ATP-dependent zinc metalloprotease FtsH, protein MSDQRDSDKRPGGRTPLTPRPPAGRPTRPFKAMVFWVLLVIVLLVAFQMFEMGKTPQYRISYSEFLSQVDSGNIKKITFKGLEVRGELTTPTLVPIPNTTDRERTREVKVEQFTLALPVEDKDLPQRILDRNPDAMVEGQVPGGSMWVKVLTSGLPLLLIIGLWLLIMRQMQAGGNRAFSFGKSRARMFGGDRPRVTFNDVAGCDEAKEELHEIIEFLREPKKFQKLGGRIPKGALLLGQPGTGKTLLARAVAGEANVPFFSMSGSDFVEMFVGVGASRVRDLFETGKKHAPCILFIDEIDAVGRHRGAGLGGGHDEREQTLNQLLVEMDGFESNEGVILIAATNRADVLDPALMRPGRFDRRIVVDLPDVRGREGILRVHSRKTPLAEDVNLAVLARATPGMSGADLANVINEAALLAARKGMTKVTMDVLEDAKDKIYLGPERRSRVVKEETKRLTAYHEAGHAVVGAALKYSDPVHKVTIIPRGAAGGLTFFLPEDDRSEYSKAWCLDTITQALGGRVAEELILKRMGSGASSDIQMVSKLARRMVMHWGMSEKLGPIAFGDRDEQVFLGRDIVQNTHYSEKTSQEIDEEVKRIVDEQYERARVILEERIDILHRMANALLERETLDAAEIQTLLEGGTLAPMDPERLHAAPAEEKPAAKPAETDRKKQMPGLPPIVEPGPST, encoded by the coding sequence ATGTCGGATCAACGAGACTCGGATAAGCGTCCTGGCGGACGCACGCCGCTCACCCCCCGTCCCCCCGCGGGACGGCCCACCAGGCCGTTCAAGGCCATGGTGTTCTGGGTGCTGCTGGTCATCGTCCTGCTCGTCGCCTTCCAGATGTTCGAGATGGGCAAGACGCCCCAGTACCGTATCTCGTACTCCGAGTTCCTCTCGCAGGTAGACTCCGGCAACATCAAGAAGATTACCTTCAAGGGACTCGAGGTGCGTGGCGAACTCACCACGCCCACCCTGGTTCCCATTCCCAACACCACCGACCGCGAGCGCACCCGCGAGGTCAAGGTGGAGCAGTTTACGCTGGCGCTGCCGGTGGAAGACAAGGATCTCCCGCAGCGCATCCTCGACCGCAACCCCGACGCCATGGTGGAGGGACAGGTTCCCGGCGGCAGCATGTGGGTCAAGGTGCTCACGTCCGGGCTGCCGCTGCTGCTCATTATTGGTTTGTGGCTGCTCATCATGCGCCAGATGCAGGCGGGCGGTAACCGCGCGTTCAGTTTTGGCAAGAGCCGCGCGCGCATGTTCGGCGGCGACCGGCCGCGGGTGACCTTCAACGACGTGGCCGGCTGCGACGAGGCCAAGGAAGAGCTGCATGAGATCATCGAGTTCCTGCGCGAACCCAAGAAGTTCCAGAAGCTCGGCGGTCGCATCCCCAAGGGTGCGCTGCTGCTGGGCCAGCCCGGCACCGGCAAGACGCTGCTGGCGCGCGCCGTGGCCGGCGAAGCCAACGTGCCCTTCTTCTCCATGAGCGGTTCGGATTTTGTGGAGATGTTCGTGGGCGTTGGCGCGTCGCGCGTGCGCGACCTGTTCGAGACCGGCAAGAAGCACGCGCCGTGCATCCTCTTCATCGACGAGATCGACGCGGTCGGCCGCCATCGCGGCGCCGGCCTGGGCGGCGGCCACGACGAGCGCGAACAGACGCTCAACCAGCTGCTGGTGGAGATGGATGGCTTCGAGTCCAACGAGGGCGTCATTCTCATCGCGGCCACCAACCGCGCCGACGTGCTCGACCCCGCACTCATGCGCCCCGGCCGCTTCGACCGCCGCATCGTGGTGGACCTGCCCGATGTCCGCGGGCGTGAAGGCATCCTGCGCGTTCATTCGCGCAAGACCCCGCTGGCCGAAGACGTCAACCTGGCCGTGCTGGCCCGCGCCACACCCGGCATGAGCGGCGCGGACCTCGCCAACGTGATCAACGAGGCGGCGCTGCTGGCGGCGCGCAAGGGCATGACCAAGGTCACCATGGACGTCCTGGAAGACGCCAAGGACAAGATCTACCTGGGCCCCGAACGCAGGAGCCGCGTGGTCAAGGAAGAGACCAAGCGCCTCACCGCGTACCACGAGGCCGGCCACGCCGTGGTGGGCGCGGCACTGAAATACTCCGACCCGGTGCACAAGGTGACCATCATCCCACGCGGTGCGGCCGGCGGCCTCACCTTCTTCCTGCCCGAGGACGACCGCTCCGAGTACTCCAAGGCGTGGTGCCTCGACACCATCACCCAGGCCCTGGGCGGCCGCGTGGCGGAGGAGTTGATACTCAAGCGCATGGGCAGCGGCGCGTCGTCGGACATCCAGATGGTTTCGAAGCTCGCCCGCCGCATGGTGATGCACTGGGGCATGAGCGAGAAGCTGGGGCCCATTGCCTTCGGTGATCGCGACGAGCAGGTGTTCCTTGGGCGCGACATCGTGCAGAACACGCACTACAGCGAGAAGACCTCGCAGGAGATCGACGAAGAGGTCAAGCGCATCGTCGACGAGCAGTACGAGCGCGCGCGCGTGATCCTCGAGGAGCGCATCGACATCCTGCACCGCATGGCCAACGCCTTGCTGGAGCGCGAAACGCTGGACGCCGCGGAAATCCAGACCCTCCTCGAGGGCGGCACGCTGGCCCCGATGGACCCGGAGCGCCTGCACGCGGCGCCGGCCGAGGAGAAGCCGGCGGCAAAGCCCGCCGAGACGGATCGCAAGAAGCAGATGCCGGGGCTGCCGCCCATCGTGGAGCCCGGCCCGAGCACGTAG
- the folP gene encoding dihydropteroate synthase, giving the protein MSTTHPRSLRCGPRTLTFGGSPLIMGILNVTPDSFSDGGKFVSHRAAVAHAHAMVAAGADLVDVGGESTRPGASAISVTEELARVLPVVETLVRGGEGRPPLPAPVSIDTRHPEVAAAVLDAGATLLNDVNATRDSTMVDVLRDHPDIPVILMHMLGEPENMQQEPAYNDAPQEIADFLALRAAALETAGIESSRIVLDPGLGFGKRLIDNLEILKRIDALRALGYPVLVGASRKSFLGTLLGGAAPDARLPGSLAVAALCRERGVEMVRVHDVAETAGLFRVLDAIDNPGPHRPPR; this is encoded by the coding sequence ATGAGCACCACCCACCCCCGCTCCCTCCGCTGCGGCCCACGCACGCTCACCTTCGGTGGGAGCCCGCTCATCATGGGCATTCTCAACGTCACCCCCGACTCGTTCTCCGACGGCGGCAAGTTCGTGTCTCACCGCGCGGCGGTGGCGCACGCGCACGCCATGGTGGCTGCGGGGGCGGACCTGGTGGACGTGGGCGGCGAGTCCACGCGGCCGGGCGCGTCTGCCATCTCGGTCACCGAAGAACTGGCCCGCGTGCTGCCGGTGGTGGAGACGCTGGTGCGCGGGGGCGAGGGCCGCCCGCCGCTGCCGGCGCCGGTATCCATCGACACGCGCCACCCGGAGGTGGCGGCCGCGGTGCTCGACGCCGGCGCCACCCTGCTCAACGACGTCAACGCCACCCGCGACAGCACCATGGTGGACGTGCTGCGCGACCATCCTGACATTCCGGTGATCCTGATGCACATGCTGGGAGAGCCGGAGAACATGCAGCAGGAGCCGGCGTACAACGACGCGCCGCAGGAGATCGCCGACTTCCTCGCGCTGCGCGCGGCGGCGCTGGAGACGGCCGGCATCGAGTCGTCGCGCATCGTGCTCGACCCCGGCCTCGGCTTCGGCAAGCGCCTCATCGACAACCTCGAAATCCTGAAAAGGATTGACGCGCTGCGCGCGCTGGGCTATCCCGTGCTCGTGGGTGCGTCGCGCAAATCCTTCCTGGGAACGCTGCTGGGCGGTGCGGCACCCGACGCGCGCCTCCCCGGCAGCCTCGCCGTGGCGGCCCTGTGCCGCGAGCGCGGCGTGGAAATGGTGCGCGTGCACGACGTGGCCGAGACCGCGGGGCTGTTCCGCGTGCTGGACGCCATCGACAACCCCGGCCCGCACCGCCCCCCACGCTAG
- a CDS encoding insulinase family protein, whose protein sequence is MSTQRITESDVLKKTLPNGLTVLVKEDHAAPIVAVNMWFGVGSVHESEEMNGLAHFQEHMVFKGTKKYGVGDIGRIVKSAGGNLNAGTSYSYTMYYVVLPSAKFDTALEVQADAMMNSTFDPEEFKKERLVVIDEARMYDDRPESFTFYRTMELGFERHTYRRPIAGYQPIVEKITRDQLLDFYNNYYRPRNGRLVIVGDIDPEVAFRRAEAVYGGWKDGAVAINEPPAEPPQRTFRYMAYGGPMDHAYLGAGFHVPSILHEDYPALQMLAELLSSGRSSRLYRRVREEKQLVTSVNADMLAEKWPGFFLIAASMPPTRWDPACAAIFQEIERFKHEPTPERELEKARRQVERGMFKELETMEGQASNIGYYELLGDHRLADEHREAIKKVTAEQVMAVAKKYFHPDNLSLVSYQPREITSPGDHLVEKMVRGTLSSEGGIKKIPVDAISTARATREHGKRSGQTTAGKPAVVEQFSLANGVRVLLKPRPNVPLVSMLTVFPGGGRFEPAGKAGLGLLTHRMLTKGSARFSAEDIAAGIEGLGGGIESYSSFDTGGVSVGVLSEYAEDAIDIYRDVLREPKFDSIRVAQEKTRLLEELKRRHDNPVPYAMDKLFRYMFGRHPYAHPFLGDPSELEGIAPEECGAWYRGLLAPEQVVLCMVGDLSTERARAIAEKLLGDLTPHPAPAPHPAPAAPVRPGEHVKRRAGIKQAVTFVGFPAPAMMTPASWALEVLNGVLTGLGGRLFVELRDKRSLGYMTGSAYNSLLQGGIFFGYANPGAEGVDEAVRVILHELEKVAKEAVSDEELSRAKEWLIGSHVMELQRNGAQAGAYGAYEALGYGWEAVDRVPDDIRAVTKDDIVAAARATFVRENAVIVRMLPAD, encoded by the coding sequence ATGTCCACCCAGCGCATCACGGAAAGCGACGTCCTCAAAAAGACCCTCCCCAATGGCCTCACCGTCCTCGTCAAGGAGGACCACGCGGCACCCATCGTGGCGGTGAACATGTGGTTCGGGGTGGGGTCGGTGCACGAGAGCGAGGAGATGAACGGTCTCGCCCACTTCCAGGAGCACATGGTCTTCAAGGGGACGAAGAAGTACGGCGTGGGCGACATCGGGCGCATCGTCAAGTCCGCGGGCGGCAACCTCAACGCCGGCACCAGCTACTCCTACACCATGTACTACGTGGTGCTGCCCTCGGCGAAGTTCGACACGGCGCTCGAGGTGCAGGCAGACGCCATGATGAACTCCACCTTCGACCCCGAGGAGTTCAAGAAGGAACGCCTGGTGGTGATCGACGAGGCGCGCATGTACGACGATCGCCCCGAGTCCTTCACCTTCTATCGCACCATGGAGCTGGGTTTCGAGCGGCACACCTACCGCCGGCCCATCGCGGGCTACCAGCCCATCGTGGAGAAGATCACGCGCGACCAGCTGCTCGACTTCTACAACAACTACTACCGTCCCCGGAACGGCCGCCTGGTGATCGTGGGCGACATCGACCCCGAGGTGGCATTCCGGCGCGCGGAGGCGGTGTACGGGGGCTGGAAGGACGGTGCTGTGGCCATCAACGAGCCGCCGGCGGAGCCGCCGCAGCGGACCTTCCGCTACATGGCCTACGGTGGCCCCATGGACCACGCCTACCTGGGCGCGGGCTTCCACGTGCCCAGCATCCTGCACGAGGACTACCCGGCGCTGCAGATGCTGGCCGAGCTGTTGAGCAGCGGGCGCAGCTCGCGCCTCTACCGGCGCGTGCGCGAGGAGAAGCAACTGGTAACATCGGTGAACGCCGACATGCTGGCCGAGAAATGGCCGGGGTTCTTTCTGATCGCGGCCTCGATGCCCCCGACGCGCTGGGATCCGGCGTGCGCGGCCATCTTCCAGGAGATCGAGCGCTTCAAGCACGAGCCCACACCGGAGCGCGAGCTGGAAAAGGCGCGCCGCCAGGTGGAACGCGGCATGTTCAAGGAACTGGAGACGATGGAGGGACAGGCGTCCAACATCGGCTACTACGAACTGCTGGGCGACCACCGCCTGGCCGACGAGCACCGCGAGGCCATCAAGAAGGTCACCGCAGAGCAGGTGATGGCGGTGGCGAAGAAGTACTTCCACCCCGACAACCTCTCGCTGGTGAGTTACCAGCCGCGTGAAATCACCTCGCCCGGCGACCACCTGGTGGAGAAGATGGTGCGGGGCACGCTGTCCAGCGAGGGGGGCATCAAGAAGATTCCGGTGGACGCGATCTCAACTGCCCGCGCGACGCGCGAACATGGAAAGCGCTCGGGACAGACCACCGCGGGCAAGCCCGCGGTGGTGGAACAGTTTTCCCTCGCCAACGGTGTGCGCGTGCTCCTGAAGCCGCGCCCCAACGTGCCGCTGGTGTCCATGCTCACCGTGTTTCCGGGCGGCGGGCGCTTTGAGCCGGCGGGCAAGGCCGGGCTCGGGCTCCTGACCCACCGCATGCTCACCAAGGGCAGCGCGCGCTTCAGCGCGGAAGACATCGCGGCCGGCATCGAGGGCCTCGGCGGCGGCATCGAAAGCTATTCGTCGTTCGACACCGGTGGCGTGTCGGTGGGCGTGTTGTCCGAGTATGCCGAGGACGCCATCGACATCTACCGCGACGTGCTGCGCGAGCCGAAGTTCGACTCCATCCGTGTCGCGCAGGAAAAAACGCGCCTGCTCGAGGAACTCAAGCGCCGCCACGACAACCCGGTGCCGTACGCCATGGACAAGCTGTTCCGCTACATGTTCGGCCGTCATCCGTACGCGCACCCGTTCCTGGGCGACCCGTCCGAGCTGGAGGGGATCGCGCCGGAGGAATGCGGCGCGTGGTACCGCGGACTGCTGGCGCCCGAGCAGGTGGTGCTCTGCATGGTGGGGGACCTGTCCACGGAACGCGCGCGCGCCATCGCGGAGAAGCTGCTGGGGGACCTCACGCCGCACCCCGCGCCCGCGCCACACCCCGCGCCGGCCGCGCCGGTGCGCCCGGGTGAACACGTCAAGCGCCGCGCGGGCATCAAGCAGGCGGTGACCTTCGTGGGCTTCCCCGCGCCGGCCATGATGACACCCGCGTCGTGGGCGCTCGAGGTCTTGAACGGCGTGCTCACCGGCCTGGGCGGGCGGCTGTTCGTCGAGCTGCGCGACAAGCGCTCGCTGGGCTACATGACCGGCTCCGCGTACAACTCGCTCCTGCAGGGCGGCATCTTCTTCGGCTACGCCAACCCGGGTGCCGAGGGCGTGGACGAGGCGGTGCGGGTGATCCTGCACGAGCTGGAGAAGGTGGCGAAGGAAGCGGTGAGCGACGAGGAGCTGTCGCGCGCCAAGGAGTGGCTCATCGGGTCGCATGTAATGGAGCTGCAGCGCAACGGCGCGCAGGCGGGCGCCTACGGCGCCTACGAGGCGCTGGGCTACGGCTGGGAAGCGGTGGACCGCGTGCCGGACGACATCCGTGCCGTCACCAAAGACGACATCGTGGCGGCCGCGCGCGCAACCTTTGTAAGGGAGAACGCCGTGATCGTCCGCATGCTGCCCGCCGACTGA
- the cdaA gene encoding diadenylate cyclase CdaA — MQGIPFELILDVLDVLIVTFLLYRVFSLMQGTRAVHMFFGLIVLFVLSVIAQWMNLLAVNWLISSLRTVWVIAFVIIFQPELRRALSMLGQNRWLSRFVRMRESGVIPEVCKAVQELSVKKTGALIVFEKDMGLKNYLETGTPVDGRVSAELIETIFTRPGPLHDGAVIIQSDRLVAAGCILPLSQDERLAQALGTRHRAALGLSEETDAIVVIVSEETGGIAYAESGKLYRKVDISTLRNALYTSFGAAAKPRAAAESA, encoded by the coding sequence ATGCAGGGCATCCCCTTCGAACTCATCCTCGACGTGCTCGATGTCCTCATCGTCACGTTCCTGCTCTACCGGGTGTTCTCGCTCATGCAGGGCACGCGCGCCGTGCACATGTTCTTCGGGCTCATCGTGCTGTTCGTGCTGTCGGTGATCGCGCAGTGGATGAACCTGCTGGCGGTCAACTGGCTCATCTCCAGCCTGCGCACGGTGTGGGTGATTGCCTTCGTGATCATCTTTCAGCCCGAGCTGCGGCGCGCGCTCTCCATGCTGGGCCAGAACCGCTGGCTGTCGCGCTTCGTGCGCATGCGCGAGAGCGGCGTGATTCCCGAGGTGTGCAAGGCGGTGCAGGAGCTTTCCGTGAAGAAGACGGGCGCGCTGATCGTCTTCGAGAAGGACATGGGGCTCAAGAACTACCTGGAGACGGGCACGCCGGTCGACGGGCGGGTGAGCGCCGAACTCATCGAAACCATCTTCACGCGCCCGGGACCGCTGCACGACGGTGCCGTGATCATCCAGAGCGACCGCCTGGTGGCGGCGGGCTGCATCCTGCCCCTGTCGCAGGACGAACGCCTCGCGCAGGCGCTGGGCACGCGCCACCGCGCGGCACTGGGTCTGTCCGAGGAAACCGACGCCATCGTGGTGATCGTGTCCGAGGAGACGGGTGGCATTGCCTACGCGGAGTCGGGCAAGCTCTACCGCAAGGTGGACATCTCCACGCTGCGCAACGCGCTGTACACGAGCTTCGGCGCGGCAGCCAAGCCGCGCGCGGCGGCGGAATCGGCGTAG
- the hpt gene encoding hypoxanthine phosphoribosyltransferase encodes MNRPDHPSPGPVLLSSAEISDIVGGLGRAISLDYSDRHPVLISLLKGGVVFLADLIRHLTIPHHIEFLRVSSYNGGMQSSGVVRIVADLDIDIAGRDVLLVEDVIDTGTTLAYIVNMLKLRNPASLEICALLRKRLPQPAGIPVRYLGREIPDVFVVGYGLDYDENYRNLPFVAGYDRPAGS; translated from the coding sequence GTGAACCGCCCCGACCATCCCTCTCCGGGCCCCGTGCTTCTGTCGTCAGCCGAGATCTCGGACATCGTGGGCGGCCTGGGCCGGGCCATTTCGCTCGATTACAGCGACCGCCACCCCGTGCTCATCAGCTTGCTCAAGGGCGGGGTTGTGTTTCTGGCCGACCTCATCCGGCACCTCACCATTCCCCATCACATCGAATTTTTGCGGGTGTCGTCGTATAATGGGGGCATGCAGTCCAGCGGGGTGGTCCGGATTGTGGCGGACCTCGATATCGACATCGCCGGGCGCGATGTGCTGCTGGTGGAGGATGTCATAGACACTGGCACAACTCTGGCTTATATTGTGAATATGTTGAAGTTACGGAATCCGGCGAGCCTCGAAATCTGCGCCCTCCTGCGCAAACGGCTCCCGCAACCGGCCGGGATTCCCGTCCGCTATCTCGGCCGCGAGATCCCGGACGTTTTCGTCGTCGGTTACGGGCTGGACTACGACGAGAATTATCGTAACTTACCCTTTGTGGCCGGCTATGACCGGCCTGCCGGTTCCTGA
- a CDS encoding IS256 family transposase, with protein MAKPDPTDKFIDDLIRGKKPEEILGDEGVLKQLTRRLVERALEGEMTHHLGYEPHAPEGKNTGNSRNGKTTKTVIGESGELEITVRRDRNAEFEPKLIGKRQRRLPGFDDKVIALYARGMTTREIQGHLEELYGVEVSPQLISAVTDSVMDDVATWQSRPLDPVYPIVYLDALHVKMRHEGRVQSQAVYLALGITLEGRKELLGLWIGENEGAKFWLSVMTDLKNRGVRDILIACVDGLKGFPDAIETLYPKTQVQLCVIHMVRHSLKYVGWKDRKAVAADLRTVYTAPTAQAAEEALDAFEAKWAPRFPSIVKSWRTNWVNLIPFFDYPPEIRKVIYTTNAIESIQASLRKMTRQRGAFPNQDSVRKVIYLALSRISRKWKRPVLDWVAALNHFSVVFEGRI; from the coding sequence ATGGCCAAGCCAGATCCCACCGACAAGTTCATCGACGACCTCATCCGGGGCAAGAAGCCCGAAGAGATCTTAGGCGACGAGGGCGTCCTCAAGCAACTGACCAGGCGGCTCGTCGAACGCGCGCTCGAAGGCGAGATGACGCATCATCTTGGCTACGAGCCTCACGCGCCCGAGGGCAAGAACACCGGCAACTCGCGCAACGGCAAGACGACCAAGACCGTGATCGGCGAGAGCGGCGAGCTGGAGATCACGGTTCGCCGCGACCGCAACGCTGAGTTCGAGCCCAAGCTCATCGGCAAACGCCAGCGCCGGCTCCCCGGCTTCGACGACAAGGTGATCGCGCTCTACGCGCGCGGCATGACGACCCGGGAGATCCAGGGGCATCTGGAGGAGCTTTACGGCGTCGAGGTGTCTCCGCAGCTGATCTCGGCGGTGACGGACTCAGTGATGGACGATGTGGCGACGTGGCAGAGCCGGCCACTCGATCCGGTCTACCCGATCGTGTACTTGGACGCGCTTCACGTGAAGATGCGCCACGAGGGCCGCGTGCAGAGCCAGGCGGTGTATCTCGCGCTCGGAATCACGCTTGAGGGGCGCAAGGAACTTTTGGGGCTCTGGATCGGCGAGAACGAAGGGGCGAAGTTCTGGCTCTCGGTGATGACGGACCTCAAGAACCGCGGCGTTCGGGACATCCTGATTGCGTGCGTCGACGGCTTGAAGGGCTTCCCGGACGCAATCGAGACCCTGTACCCGAAGACGCAGGTCCAGCTGTGCGTGATCCACATGGTGCGCCACTCGCTCAAGTACGTGGGATGGAAGGATCGCAAGGCGGTCGCGGCTGACCTGCGCACGGTCTACACGGCCCCGACCGCTCAAGCGGCCGAAGAAGCGCTCGACGCGTTCGAGGCGAAGTGGGCGCCGCGCTTTCCGTCGATTGTGAAGAGCTGGCGGACAAACTGGGTGAACCTGATCCCGTTCTTCGATTACCCGCCGGAGATCCGCAAGGTGATCTATACTACCAACGCCATCGAGTCGATCCAGGCGAGTCTTCGGAAGATGACGCGGCAGCGGGGCGCGTTTCCAAACCAGGACAGCGTTCGCAAGGTGATCTACCTGGCGCTGTCGCGGATCTCGAGAAAGTGGAAGCGGCCGGTCCTTGACTGGGTCGCAGCCTTGAATCACTTCAGCGTGGTGTTTGAGGGAAGAATCTAA
- the tilS gene encoding tRNA lysidine(34) synthetase TilS, producing MLSSHPIDHALARTPAFAAGGRVLVAVSGGADSMALLAAAADHAARGGARVVAAHFDHRIRRDSARDIDTVRALADAHGIRVVAGAGDVPARARSARVSMETAAREARYEFLRDAAARESCNWIATAHTRSDQVETVLMRILRGAGARGLAGIARERDSLVRPLLDVARADTLDYCARHGIAFVTDPSNDDRRFARNAVRHDTLPALRRAFPTIDDALLRTSRGAEEALRAARLVTDVRLGRLCRDNGAWVLPVDAFAGLDESEVAILLGDVLERIGCLAGVTAVHYGHVRALARAERVGASVDLPGVSVRRDHDALVWRVRGVEVNEELRAAPLSVPGAVELNGWIVRALRADELAGSEACSTRFHEARFQPSRAKCLSGEQASLPVRQLTVRSPRPGDRIRPFGMSGSKKLSDIFIDKKIPHRDRARAVVIESGGEIVWVPGVVASESTRVSGDGMPLIHITAESASPGGPA from the coding sequence ATGCTTTCCTCCCACCCCATCGACCATGCCCTGGCGCGCACGCCGGCCTTTGCGGCCGGGGGGCGTGTGCTGGTGGCGGTGTCGGGCGGTGCGGACTCCATGGCGCTGCTCGCGGCGGCCGCGGATCACGCGGCACGCGGCGGGGCGCGCGTGGTGGCGGCGCACTTCGACCATCGCATCCGCAGGGACAGCGCGCGCGACATCGACACGGTGCGCGCCCTTGCGGACGCGCACGGCATCCGCGTGGTGGCGGGGGCGGGCGACGTCCCCGCGCGCGCGCGCAGCGCGCGTGTCTCCATGGAGACCGCGGCGCGCGAGGCGCGCTACGAATTCTTGCGCGACGCCGCCGCGCGCGAATCGTGCAATTGGATCGCCACCGCGCACACGCGCTCCGACCAGGTGGAGACGGTGCTCATGCGCATCCTGCGCGGCGCGGGCGCGCGCGGCCTGGCCGGCATTGCGCGCGAGCGCGATAGTCTGGTGCGTCCGCTACTGGACGTTGCGCGCGCCGACACGCTCGACTACTGCGCGCGGCACGGCATTGCATTCGTCACCGACCCCAGTAACGACGACCGCCGCTTTGCGCGCAACGCCGTGCGCCACGACACACTTCCCGCGCTGCGCCGCGCCTTCCCGACTATCGACGACGCGCTGTTGCGCACGTCGCGCGGCGCGGAAGAGGCGCTTCGCGCGGCGCGCCTGGTGACGGACGTCCGTCTGGGGCGGCTCTGCCGCGACAACGGCGCGTGGGTGCTGCCCGTGGATGCGTTCGCCGGGTTGGATGAGAGCGAGGTGGCGATCCTCCTCGGCGATGTTCTGGAGCGCATCGGGTGCCTGGCGGGTGTAACCGCCGTTCACTACGGGCACGTGCGCGCGCTCGCGCGCGCCGAACGCGTGGGTGCCTCCGTTGATCTGCCCGGTGTTTCCGTCCGCCGCGACCACGACGCCCTCGTGTGGCGCGTGCGCGGTGTCGAAGTGAACGAGGAACTGCGTGCCGCACCGCTTTCGGTTCCGGGCGCCGTCGAATTGAATGGTTGGATTGTGAGGGCACTTCGAGCGGACGAGCTGGCCGGGAGTGAGGCTTGTTCGACGCGATTTCACGAGGCGCGCTTTCAACCATCGCGCGCGAAGTGCCTGAGCGGAGAACAAGCCTCACTTCCGGTCAGACAACTGACGGTTCGTTCGCCCCGTCCCGGCGACCGCATTCGGCCCTTCGGCATGAGTGGCAGCAAGAAGCTCAGCGACATCTTCATCGACAAGAAGATCCCGCATCGCGATCGCGCGCGCGCCGTCGTCATCGAGAGCGGCGGCGAGATCGTGTGGGTGCCCGGCGTGGTGGCATCCGAGTCCACCCGCGTTTCCGGCGACGGCATGCCGCTGATCCACATCACCGCCGAATCCGCATCCCCGGGAGGACCCGCGTGA
- a CDS encoding tyrosine-type recombinase/integrase, translated as MQPTRLTEAFIRQLAYEDKPVVVRDTIVKGLMVAVNKHSKSYKVQRDLWVGQRGRRRKTKTVRHTLGTTLELTLDDARTRAMEVITQIKRGVDPNASDVEPGAETWTVERMFEEYMADLRARECADRTISDVRVQMNRYLADWKPIPISDVTRSMAREKHRHISERHGKAVANSSLRLFKAGYNLAMRVVDDPDALPDNPVKAVTFNKVRSSNRVLMPEDLPEWWAKVQALPNPLRRVMHTLGLFSGLRPGTLVSLRREWLHLDEHAISIPRMKSGEPFDLPLSNYMVGLVQQALELGDMLYPGSEWLFPTRNVRGKIIATAVWREKTLPSETGHILRHTYRTIAQRVGLDKIDARMLLDHKVVGIDRVYVHEKALFDRLLASQETMTAAVLELIHEDGRVGDSVSAYDR; from the coding sequence ATGCAGCCAACAAGGCTCACCGAAGCATTCATCCGGCAACTCGCGTACGAAGACAAACCCGTCGTCGTCCGGGACACCATCGTAAAGGGACTGATGGTCGCCGTCAATAAGCACTCTAAGTCCTATAAGGTCCAGCGGGACCTGTGGGTCGGCCAGCGCGGCCGCCGGCGCAAGACCAAGACCGTCCGGCATACCCTCGGGACCACCCTGGAGCTCACCTTGGACGACGCCCGTACGCGCGCCATGGAGGTCATCACGCAGATCAAGCGGGGGGTGGACCCCAACGCCTCGGACGTCGAGCCAGGGGCGGAAACGTGGACCGTGGAGCGCATGTTCGAGGAGTACATGGCCGACCTGCGGGCGCGCGAGTGCGCGGACCGTACCATCTCGGACGTCCGGGTTCAGATGAACCGGTACCTGGCGGACTGGAAGCCCATTCCGATCTCGGACGTGACGCGCTCAATGGCCCGTGAGAAGCACCGCCATATCTCGGAGCGTCATGGCAAGGCGGTGGCGAACAGCTCACTCCGCCTGTTCAAGGCGGGGTACAATCTCGCGATGCGCGTTGTGGACGACCCCGACGCCTTGCCCGACAACCCCGTCAAGGCCGTCACGTTCAACAAGGTCCGCTCCAGCAACCGCGTCCTGATGCCCGAGGACTTGCCCGAGTGGTGGGCGAAGGTTCAGGCGCTTCCGAACCCGCTGCGACGCGTCATGCACACGCTCGGGCTCTTCAGCGGGCTCCGGCCCGGGACGCTCGTGTCGCTCCGTCGTGAGTGGCTCCACCTGGACGAGCACGCAATCTCGATTCCGCGGATGAAGTCAGGCGAGCCCTTCGACCTGCCGCTCTCGAACTACATGGTCGGGCTCGTGCAGCAGGCACTGGAACTGGGCGACATGCTGTACCCCGGCTCTGAGTGGCTTTTCCCGACTCGCAACGTGCGCGGTAAGATCATCGCGACAGCGGTCTGGCGGGAGAAGACGCTGCCCAGCGAAACCGGGCACATCCTGCGCCACACCTACCGCACGATCGCGCAGCGCGTGGGCCTCGACAAGATCGACGCCCGCATGCTGCTGGACCACAAGGTGGTCGGCATCGACCGCGTGTACGTCCACGAAAAGGCGCTTTTCGATCGGCTGCTAGCCTCGCAGGAGACGATGACGGCGGCAGTGCTGGAACTCATTCATGAGGATGGTCGCGTGGGCGATTCAGTTAGTGCGTATGACCGATAG